One Actinomycetota bacterium DNA segment encodes these proteins:
- a CDS encoding ribose-5-phosphate isomerase encodes MRIHLATDHAGLEFKDALTAHLTELGYEVVDHGAYEYDAQDDYPGFCISAAQAVALDPDSLGIVFGGSGNGEQISANKVAGIRAALCWSISTAQLAREHNNANICSIGARQHSQDEAFAIIDAFLMTPFTNEERHIRRINQIRDFENS; translated from the coding sequence ATGCGAATTCACTTAGCCACAGATCATGCTGGCCTTGAGTTTAAGGATGCTCTCACCGCCCATCTGACTGAACTTGGCTACGAAGTAGTAGATCATGGCGCATATGAATATGACGCTCAGGATGACTATCCCGGTTTCTGTATTTCAGCTGCACAGGCCGTAGCACTTGATCCAGATTCGTTGGGAATCGTTTTCGGGGGCTCAGGTAATGGCGAGCAGATTTCCGCTAACAAAGTTGCTGGCATTAGGGCAGCGCTATGCTGGAGCATTTCAACTGCACAATTAGCGCGTGAACACAACAACGCGAACATTTGCAGCATTGGTGCCCGGCAACATTCACAAGATGAAGCTTTTGCGATTATTGATGCTTTCTTGATGACGCCATTTACAAATGAAGAGCGCCACATTAGACGAATCAATCAAATACGTGATTTTGAAAATAGCTAA
- a CDS encoding ABC transporter ATP-binding protein — MSAPESTSPPIISLTRLSKFYGNTVGIQDISFDVAPGEVLGFLGPNGAGKTTAMRVLVGLIHATSGSASVLGSDALKFDSQLRSEIGYLPGTLELYRQMSGQDFLNFLAQMRQRDCTNQFNSLAERLEVDLTKKLSDLSKGNRQKIGVIQAFMHDPKVLILDEPTSGLDPLVQREFELILNESRERGAGVLLSSHVLSEVEHLADRVAVLDKGKLLAVEKISTLKSRATRTLDLTFIQQVTQDVFSRVPGVEHVSIRGGQVTCEVVGTETELLKVAVEHGVVNVCSREVSLNDVFISLVENGVSQ, encoded by the coding sequence ATGAGTGCGCCTGAATCCACCAGCCCACCAATAATTTCGCTCACTAGGCTTTCTAAGTTTTACGGAAATACTGTTGGCATTCAGGACATCTCATTCGATGTTGCCCCAGGAGAAGTTCTTGGTTTCCTTGGCCCTAATGGCGCTGGCAAGACTACTGCGATGCGCGTCCTTGTTGGCTTAATACATGCCACATCTGGGTCGGCGTCAGTGCTAGGAAGCGATGCGCTGAAATTTGATTCCCAACTTCGCTCGGAAATTGGGTACTTGCCAGGAACCTTGGAGCTTTATCGCCAGATGTCAGGACAAGATTTTTTGAACTTCCTCGCGCAGATGCGCCAACGAGATTGCACCAACCAATTTAATAGTCTGGCCGAGCGCTTAGAAGTTGACCTGACAAAAAAGTTGTCAGATTTATCAAAGGGTAACCGGCAAAAAATCGGTGTAATTCAAGCATTTATGCATGATCCAAAAGTTTTAATTCTCGATGAGCCAACTAGCGGGCTGGACCCACTAGTCCAGCGTGAATTTGAGTTGATTCTCAACGAATCGCGAGAGCGTGGGGCAGGCGTGCTCTTATCGTCACATGTACTCAGTGAAGTGGAGCACTTGGCTGACCGGGTTGCCGTCCTAGACAAGGGCAAGCTACTTGCAGTTGAAAAAATTTCAACCCTCAAATCTAGGGCGACTCGAACTCTGGACCTCACTTTTATTCAGCAAGTTACCCAAGATGTCTTTTCCCGTGTGCCAGGTGTAGAACATGTTTCGATTCGTGGTGGACAGGTTACTTGCGAGGTGGTCGGGACGGAAACCGAACTGTTAAAGGTTGCCGTTGAACATGGGGTAGTCAATGTGTGTTCACGCGAGGTATCTCTTAATGATGTATTTATTTCTCTTGTTGAGAATGGAGTTTCCCAATGA